One Panicum virgatum strain AP13 chromosome 3N, P.virgatum_v5, whole genome shotgun sequence DNA segment encodes these proteins:
- the LOC120667375 gene encoding phospholipase A1-II 7-like, with protein MASSSPMLGSIANRWRELQGAGSWAGLLDPLDIDLRANIIAYGELAQATYDGFNQEKRSPNCGACVFGYADLLASSGAAAAGSYAVTKFIYATSALPVPEAFLVLPLPELLPESWSRESNWMGYVAVATDDGVAALGRRDILVAWRGTMRSLEWVNDFDFTPVSAAPVLGSAAAANPAAMVHRGFLSVYSSSNPDSKYNQSSARDQVLEEVRRLMALHKDEETSITVTGHSLGASLATLNAVDLAANGANAPANSSQPPCPVTALVYASPRVGDGNFKSAFASFPDLRALHVKNAGDVVPLYPPLGYVDVAVPLPIDTGRSPYLRQPGTIPTRHNLECYLHGVAGEQGSAGGFKLEVDRDVALANKGEDALKSKYPLPADWWVAKNKFMAKGADGHWALQDFEQI; from the exons atggcgtcgtcgtcgccgatgCTTGGAAGCATTGCCAACAGGTGGCGGGAGCTCCAGGGCGCGGGCTCGTGGGCCGGCCTGCTCGACCCGCTCGACATCGACCTGCGCGCAAATATCATCGCCTACGGTGAGCTCGCGCAGGCCACCTACGACGGGTTCAACCAGGAGAAGCGCTCGCCCAACTGCGGCGCCTGCGTGTTCGGCTACGCGGACCTGCTGGCCAgctcgggcgccgccgcggcggggagcTACGCCGTCACCAAGTTCATCTACGCCACCTCGGCGCTGCCCGTGCCCGAGGCGTTCCTGGTCCTCCCGCTGCCGGAGCTGCTGCCGGAGTCGTGGAGCAGGGAGTCCAACTGGATGGGGTacgtcgccgtcgccacggACGACGGCGTCGCGGCCCTGGGGAGGCGCGACATCCTCGTCGCGTGGCGCGGGACGATGAGGAGCCTCGAGTGGGTCAACGACTTTGACTTCACGCCCGTGTCCgccgcgccggtgctgggctccgcggcggcggcgaacccgGCCGCCATGGTGCACCGGGGATTCCTGTCCGTGTACAGTTCCAGCAACCCGGATTCCAAGTACAACCAGTCCAGCGCCAGAGATCAG GTTCTTGAGGAGGTCCGCCGGCTAATGgcgctgcacaaggacgaggaGACCAGCATCACCGTCACGGGGCACAGCCTGGGCGCGTCGCTGGCCACGCTCAACGCCGTGGACCTCGCCGCCAACGGCGCGAACGCGCCCGCCAACTCCTCCCAGCCGCCGTGCCCCGTGACGGCCCTGGTGTACGCGAGCCCGCGCGTCGGGGACGGCAACTTCAAGAGCGCCTTCGCCTCGTTTCCGGACCTGCGGGCGCTGCACGTGAAGAACGCCGGCGACGTCGTGCCGCTGTACCCGCCGCTGGGGTACGTGGACGTGGCCGTGCCGCTGCCCATCGACACGGGGAGGTCGCCGTACCTGCGCCAGCCCGGTACGATCCCGACGCGGCACAACCTCGAGTGCTACCTGCACGGCGTGGCCGGCGAGCAGGGCAGCGCCGGCGGGTTCAAGCTGGAGGTGGACCGCGACGTGGCGCTGGCCAACAAGGGGGAGGACGCGCTCAAGAGCAAGTACCCGTTGCCCGCCGACTGGTGGGTCGCCAAGAACAAGTTCATGGCCAAGGGCGCCGACGGCCACTGGGCGCTCCAGGACTTCGAGCAGATTTGA